A genomic segment from uncultured Desulfuromonas sp. encodes:
- the greA gene encoding transcription elongation factor GreA has protein sequence MANSVPMTPECYARLQEELKNRIKIDRPKVVQDIAEARSHGDLSENAEYDAAKDRQAHIEGRIAELNDKLARAEVIDPKSINTDKIVFGATVTLYDPDADAEVIYQIVGEDEADIKKGKISVTSPVGKALIGHTHDDEVRIQVPSGTRIYEVTEIEYK, from the coding sequence ATGGCTAATTCCGTACCAATGACACCCGAATGCTACGCACGTCTTCAGGAAGAACTCAAGAACCGCATCAAAATTGATCGACCTAAGGTTGTTCAGGATATTGCTGAAGCTCGTTCCCATGGAGATCTTTCTGAGAATGCTGAATATGATGCAGCAAAGGATCGTCAGGCCCATATCGAAGGTCGGATTGCTGAATTAAATGACAAGCTGGCGCGTGCAGAAGTGATTGATCCCAAAAGCATTAATACAGATAAAATCGTTTTTGGCGCAACAGTAACGTTGTACGATCCCGATGCTGACGCTGAAGTCATCTACCAGATTGTCGGCGAAGACGAAGCTGACATTAAAAAAGGGAAGATTTCCGTGACGTCACCGGTAGGGAAAGCCCTTATTGGCCATACCCATGACGATGAAGTTCGTATTCAGGTTCCCTCGGGCACCAGAATTTACGAAGTAACGGAGATTGAGTACAAATAG
- a CDS encoding DUF1858 domain-containing protein, whose product MFEKTTKMTEILKGHPKAKEVLESYGLQCSTCSGAKHESLELGATNHGLDVNELLSRLNALFDGPSDA is encoded by the coding sequence ATGTTTGAAAAAACGACTAAAATGACGGAGATCCTCAAAGGACACCCAAAAGCAAAAGAGGTCCTTGAATCATATGGTTTGCAATGTTCCACTTGTTCCGGAGCCAAACACGAATCTCTGGAATTGGGCGCGACAAACCACGGACTTGATGTCAATGAATTGCTTTCCCGCCTGAATGCCTTGTTTGACGGGCCTTCCGACGCTTAA
- the recG gene encoding ATP-dependent DNA helicase RecG, with the protein MPQRAMQTAVLTTPLSTLRGVGPKLCEKLTRLGLRTVEDLLYTLPHRYEDRRHFSSINQLTPGVSGQFCGKILQADEVPLGRSRKKIFEVVVGDDSGQILLKWFHYRRDWMKKQYTSGRMIYAYGEVRVFSGRREILHPEVDFTASNTADTMRILPVYPLTEGLTQKQLRSFCQQAVSTYAKAVACHLPEWIIHKRALLPLSEALLQCHCPPQDCDFQLLQSGDYPARRTLVYDEFFYLQLGLALRRHGVELEQGRAFTLEHRYTLPLAKALPFDLTSAQKRVLGEIKRDMLTTHPMNRLIQGDVGSGKTIVALMAALIAIENGAQAAVLAPTEILAEQHYRQFDHWMEALGLNCALLTGSTSKSERHSLLEKLSAGEVHLMVGTHALLQPDVQFDDLGLVIIDEQHRFGVQQRQQLRKKGHSPDTLVMTATPIPRTLSLTLYGDLSMSVIDELPPGRTPITTRIAKASQRQQMLEFVCRELDKGYQVYFVYPLVEESERSELKAATEAFEALQAELGEKYAGGLLHGRLHSRDKEAVMDQFKRGDINYLVSTTVIEVGIDVPNASVMVIEHAERFGLAQLHQLRGRVGRGAAKSYCLLVQSDQCSNDGRQRLEIMQQSNDGFVIAEADLQLRGPGEFLGTKQAGIENFRVANLLHDAVILEQAREDALQLIETEDLLTSANYAGLRQTLKQRWGSRLELASVG; encoded by the coding sequence ATGCCACAGCGTGCAATGCAGACGGCTGTTTTAACCACTCCTCTGAGCACCCTCAGAGGAGTGGGACCCAAACTGTGCGAAAAACTGACCCGCCTTGGTCTCCGTACTGTTGAAGACCTCCTTTACACCTTGCCACATCGTTATGAAGACCGGCGCCATTTCTCCTCAATTAATCAGCTAACGCCAGGAGTTTCCGGCCAATTTTGCGGAAAGATTCTTCAGGCGGATGAAGTGCCTTTAGGGCGCAGCCGCAAAAAAATCTTTGAAGTCGTTGTCGGTGACGACAGTGGCCAGATCCTCCTCAAATGGTTTCACTACCGCCGTGATTGGATGAAGAAACAATACACGAGTGGTCGCATGATCTATGCCTATGGCGAAGTGCGTGTCTTCTCAGGGCGGCGTGAAATTCTGCATCCTGAAGTTGATTTCACGGCCAGCAATACTGCTGACACGATGCGTATTTTGCCGGTGTACCCCCTGACCGAAGGATTAACACAAAAGCAATTGCGTTCTTTTTGTCAGCAAGCCGTCAGCACTTATGCCAAAGCCGTTGCGTGCCACCTGCCGGAGTGGATTATCCATAAGAGGGCATTGTTGCCGTTAAGTGAAGCCCTATTACAATGTCATTGCCCACCACAGGACTGTGATTTTCAGCTTCTGCAGTCAGGAGACTATCCAGCACGACGCACGTTGGTTTACGACGAATTCTTTTATCTTCAACTCGGTCTGGCCTTGCGTCGACATGGTGTCGAACTTGAACAAGGCAGAGCATTTACCTTGGAACATCGCTACACTCTGCCTTTGGCAAAAGCGTTGCCGTTTGATTTGACTAGCGCTCAAAAACGTGTTCTTGGCGAAATCAAACGTGACATGCTGACCACGCATCCAATGAATCGTCTGATTCAGGGAGATGTTGGCAGCGGTAAAACCATCGTAGCACTCATGGCCGCATTGATTGCTATTGAGAATGGTGCTCAGGCCGCCGTTTTAGCGCCTACAGAGATCCTCGCGGAACAGCATTACAGACAATTTGACCATTGGATGGAAGCGTTAGGTCTGAACTGTGCTTTATTGACCGGATCAACCAGCAAATCAGAACGGCATAGTTTGCTTGAAAAACTCTCTGCCGGTGAGGTTCATCTGATGGTCGGAACGCATGCACTGCTTCAGCCAGATGTGCAATTCGACGATCTGGGACTTGTTATTATTGATGAACAGCATCGTTTCGGCGTCCAACAACGCCAGCAATTACGTAAAAAAGGCCATTCACCGGATACCCTGGTGATGACGGCAACACCGATTCCTCGAACGCTGTCATTGACATTGTACGGTGATCTGTCCATGTCCGTTATTGATGAATTGCCTCCCGGCAGAACACCAATTACCACACGGATTGCCAAGGCTTCACAACGACAACAGATGCTCGAATTCGTGTGCCGTGAACTTGATAAAGGCTATCAGGTTTATTTTGTCTATCCTCTGGTTGAAGAAAGTGAACGATCCGAACTCAAAGCGGCAACGGAAGCCTTTGAGGCTCTTCAAGCTGAATTGGGCGAGAAATACGCCGGAGGGCTATTACACGGGCGCTTGCATTCACGTGACAAAGAAGCTGTCATGGATCAGTTTAAGAGAGGTGATATCAACTATCTGGTTTCGACAACAGTGATCGAGGTCGGTATCGATGTGCCGAATGCTTCCGTCATGGTTATCGAACATGCTGAACGCTTTGGCCTGGCGCAACTGCATCAATTAAGAGGCCGGGTAGGGCGCGGGGCTGCCAAGAGCTATTGTCTTCTAGTACAATCAGATCAATGCAGCAATGACGGACGACAACGACTGGAGATTATGCAACAGTCGAACGATGGATTTGTTATTGCTGAAGCGGATCTGCAACTTCGGGGTCCTGGTGAGTTCTTAGGCACGAAACAGGCCGGAATTGAAAATTTCCGCGTGGCGAATCTTCTTCATGATGCTGTCATCCTCGAACAGGCCCGAGAAGATGCTTTGCAACTGATTGAAACTGAGGACCTGTTGACATCGGCAAACTATGCGGGCCTGCGTCAAACATTAAAACAACGCTGGGGCAGTCGACTGGAACTGGCAAGTGTTGGATAA
- a CDS encoding M20 family metallo-hydrolase: MPAVMLGSHLDTVPQGGHYDGIVGVLAALEVVRQLNDQQIKTKHPVEIINFCCEESSRFGVATLGSKGLTGQLNCEQMKFIFDKDGTTFYQALQQSGCCPDEACKDQLTPADVKAFFELHIEQGPVLEHHHEHLGIVEAIAAPSRFRVIIQGRSDHSGTTPMPLRRDALIAAAKLILGVEQLALNSSKQSVATVGEIINQPNAMNVVPGQVTLGVDIRDVDGARKAEMVQAFKDLIQTIQQQSSCQFRCETLSDDQPVTLDSNLRQQLFGIAQSHNWNCRVMPSGAGHDAMHMARITPTALIFIPSRQGISHNIAESSSLDDIVRGIHILYEAVLKTAVQD; this comes from the coding sequence TTGCCGGCAGTCATGCTGGGTTCACATCTGGATACGGTGCCTCAAGGGGGGCATTACGATGGAATTGTCGGCGTTTTGGCCGCGCTGGAGGTTGTCCGACAGCTCAATGACCAGCAAATTAAAACCAAGCATCCTGTCGAAATCATTAACTTTTGCTGTGAAGAATCCAGTCGTTTTGGAGTCGCAACTCTAGGAAGCAAGGGTTTGACAGGCCAGTTAAACTGTGAACAAATGAAATTCATTTTCGATAAAGATGGGACCACCTTTTATCAGGCGTTACAGCAGTCAGGCTGTTGCCCGGATGAGGCATGCAAAGATCAATTGACACCAGCAGATGTTAAGGCATTTTTCGAATTGCATATCGAACAAGGTCCGGTACTGGAACATCATCACGAGCATTTAGGTATCGTTGAGGCCATCGCGGCACCAAGTCGGTTCAGGGTGATCATCCAAGGCCGCAGTGATCATTCTGGAACAACACCGATGCCGTTGCGACGTGATGCTTTAATTGCTGCAGCCAAGCTGATTTTGGGTGTTGAACAATTAGCACTTAACTCCAGCAAACAGAGCGTTGCGACTGTCGGTGAAATCATCAATCAGCCCAATGCGATGAATGTTGTTCCGGGTCAAGTAACGTTAGGCGTCGATATTCGCGATGTTGATGGCGCACGCAAAGCCGAGATGGTCCAAGCCTTTAAAGATTTAATTCAAACGATCCAACAGCAGTCGTCCTGTCAATTTAGATGCGAAACGTTGAGTGACGATCAACCCGTAACTTTAGATAGCAATTTGCGACAACAGTTATTTGGCATTGCACAGTCACACAACTGGAATTGTCGCGTAATGCCCAGTGGTGCTGGCCACGATGCCATGCACATGGCGCGTATTACGCCAACCGCATTGATCTTCATTCCTAGCCGGCAAGGAATCAGCCACAATATCGCAGAGAGCAGTTCGTTAGATGATATCGTCCGTGGTATTCATATTCTTTACGAAGCTGTTCTCAAAACAGCTGTTCAGGACTGA
- the ribB gene encoding 3,4-dihydroxy-2-butanone-4-phosphate synthase, translating to MNQTLDTLFGTPQQRVQKAIDALQRGHGVIVTDDEDRENEGDLIFSADHLTSEQMAMLIRECSGIVCLCLTEEKVEQLQLPMMVKDNQSHYQTAFTVSIEAAEGVTTGVSAADRVTTVRAAASPDSHPAAIHSPGHVFPLKARSGGVLERRGHTEATVDLMALSGLNPCGVLCEVTQENGEMARMPYLINFCQKHYLPLVTIDDIVRYKSQQQP from the coding sequence ATGAATCAGACCTTAGACACCCTTTTCGGCACACCTCAACAACGAGTTCAAAAAGCCATTGATGCCCTTCAACGTGGTCACGGAGTCATCGTTACAGACGATGAAGACCGTGAAAATGAAGGGGACTTGATCTTTAGCGCAGATCATTTAACAAGTGAGCAGATGGCGATGTTAATTCGCGAATGCAGCGGTATTGTCTGTTTATGTCTAACTGAAGAGAAAGTTGAACAACTACAGCTGCCGATGATGGTTAAAGATAATCAGAGCCATTACCAGACGGCTTTTACCGTAAGTATAGAAGCCGCTGAAGGAGTAACGACCGGTGTATCTGCAGCGGACCGTGTTACAACAGTGCGCGCTGCCGCATCTCCTGATAGCCACCCTGCCGCCATTCACAGTCCGGGGCATGTGTTTCCTCTCAAAGCACGCTCCGGCGGTGTTCTTGAGCGCCGTGGTCATACGGAGGCAACGGTTGACCTCATGGCTCTGTCGGGATTAAACCCATGTGGCGTTTTGTGTGAAGTCACCCAAGAAAATGGCGAGATGGCACGGATGCCATATTTGATCAACTTTTGTCAGAAACACTATCTGCCCCTGGTTACCATTGATGATATCGTTCGTTACAAATCTCAACAACAACCTTGA